A single genomic interval of Macadamia integrifolia cultivar HAES 741 chromosome 6, SCU_Mint_v3, whole genome shotgun sequence harbors:
- the LOC122081519 gene encoding aldehyde oxidase GLOX-like, which produces MKKDREYCKPNQQEKQPSMAPSPTSLSFFFFFFFFFSLNSVTQAAQGGEWKLLKTNIGVSAMHMQLLNNDRVIIFDRTDYGPSKINLPEGKCRDDPNEQALKHDCTAHSVEYDVYTNSIRALTVQTDVWCSSGTVSPNGHLIQTGGFNDGERAVRIFQPCGSCDWNEIPQGLYARRWYATNQLLPDGRAIVIGGRQQFNYEFYPKSSSTNRLFPMPFLAETNDRGQENNLYPFVHLNVDGNLFVFANNRAILFDYTRDRIVRTFPTMPGGYPRSYPSSGSSVLLPLKNKKEEEAEVLICGGAPRGSYLEANGGNFMGALDTCGRIRITDPNPDWFMETMPHPRVMGDMTLLPDGNVLIINGAGRGTAGWELGRDPVFEPVIYRPDAPPGSRFEVQNPSNIPRLYHSTAILLRDGRVLVGGNNPHIRYQFNGVLFPTDLTLESFSPEYMFSNIRPRIIAPASQTQIGYGQKLVVRFSVPPGTAVRREAVSVTMVAPPFTTHAYSMNQRLLVMGGGNVAELTNSVYEVAVTAPTTAVLAPPGYYLVFVVHQYIPSEGIWVRIQ; this is translated from the coding sequence ATGAAGAAAGATAGGGAGTACTGCAAACCAAACCAGCAAGAAAAGCAACCTTCAATGGCTCCATCTCCAacatctctttccttcttcttcttcttcttcttcttcttctctctaaaTTCAGTAACCCAAGCAGCTCAAGGAGGAGAATGGAAACTCCTGAAGACAAACATTGGGGTATCAGCAATGCACATGCAACTACTTAACAACGATCGTGTCATCATCTTCGACCGCACCGACTACGGCCCTTCTAAAATCAACTTACCGGAAGGCAAATGCCGGGATGATCCCAACGAACAAGCCCTCAAACATGATTGCACAGCTCACTCTGTTGAGTACGACGTGTACACTAATTCTATAAGAGCTCTCACAGTTCAAACCGATGTTTGGTGCTCATCTGGTACTGTCTCCCCAAATGGTCACCTCATCCAAACCGGTGGATTCAACGACGGCGAACGCGCCGTGAGAATTTTTCAGCCTTGTGGTAGTTGTGATTGGAATGAGATTCCTCAAGGTCTCTATGCACGACGGTGGTACGCCACTAATCAGTTATTACCGGACGGAAGGGCCATCGTGATCGGTGGTCGTCAGCAATTCAATTATGAGTTCTACCCAAAATCTTCATCCACTAACAGGCTATTCCCAATGCCTTTTCTAGCCGAGACGAACGATCGAGGCCAAGAAAACAATCTATACCCTTTTGTTCATCTCAATGTTGATGGGAACTTATTCGTTTTTGCAAACAATCGAGCAATCTTGTTTGATTACACCAGAGATAGAATTGTGAGAACTTTTCCAACGATGCCCGGCGGCTATCCTCGGAGCTATCCTAGCTCTGGTTCATCAGTTCTACTACCAttgaagaacaagaaagaagaagaagctgaggTTCTCATTTGTGGTGGAGCTCCAAGAGGTTCATACCTTGAAGCTAATGGAGGTAACTTCATGGGAGCCTTAGATACATGTGGAAGGATCCGAATTACTGACCCGAATCCGGATTGGTTCATGGAGACAATGCCTCACCCAAGAGTTATGGGAGACATGACCTTACTCCCAGACGGCAATGTCTTGATCATCAATGGTGCTGGAAGGGGAACTGCCGGGTGGGAACTTGGCCGAGACCCGGTCTTTGAACCGGTGATTTACCGACCCGATGCTCCACCTGGGTCTCGTTTTGAGGTGCAAAACCCTTCTAATATTCCACGTTTGTACCATTCCACTGCAATCTTACTCCGTGATGGGAGAGTTCTAGTGGGAGGAAACAATCCCCATATACGCTATCAATTCAACGGCGTTTTATTTCCGACGGATTTGACCTTAGAGTCATTCTCACCGGAATATATGTTCTCCAATATACGGCCAAGGATCATTGCTCCGGCATCACAAACACAGATAGGATACGGACAAAAGCTGGTAGTACGGTTCTCGGTACCGCCGGGTACAGCGGTGAGGAGGGAGGCGGTGTCAGTGACTATGGTGGCTCCACCGTTTACGACACACGCGTATTCCATGAATCAAAGGCTGTTGGTAATGGGTGGTGGGAATGTGGCGGAGTTGACAAATTCTGTGTATGAAGTGGCTGTGACGGCTCCAACTACGGCCGTCCTGGCACCTCCTGGATATTATCTTGTTTTCGTGGTTCATCAATATATACCAAGCGAGGGTATTTGGGTTCGCATCCAGTGA